A part of Desulfotomaculum nigrificans DSM 574 genomic DNA contains:
- the pyrF gene encoding orotidine-5'-phosphate decarboxylase has protein sequence MVNKFELAKERLIVALDVDTDCRAEDLIKQLAPYAGMFKVGMQLFYQAGPDLVRRLKQQGVKVFLDLKLHDIPNTVGQAARALAELGTDMINVHASGGPEMMRAAATVVRERAAALNLSVPLIISVTMLTSIDQHTFNHDLGIPGAIQEMVTRQAKLTKEAGLDGVVASPNEITVIREACGKEFKIVTPGIRPAWSVAGDQKRIMTPAQAVRLGADYLVVGRPITAATDPPQAAHQILAEIAEVL, from the coding sequence ATGGTCAATAAATTTGAGCTAGCCAAGGAACGGCTAATCGTGGCCCTGGATGTTGATACTGACTGCCGGGCAGAAGATCTGATTAAGCAACTGGCCCCCTACGCGGGTATGTTTAAAGTGGGTATGCAGCTTTTTTACCAGGCCGGTCCGGACCTGGTACGCCGGTTGAAACAGCAGGGAGTCAAGGTCTTTCTGGATTTAAAGTTGCATGACATACCCAACACCGTGGGACAGGCTGCCCGGGCATTGGCGGAATTGGGGACAGATATGATTAATGTCCATGCCTCCGGTGGCCCGGAAATGATGCGGGCGGCGGCCACAGTTGTCAGGGAGCGGGCGGCAGCTCTTAATTTGTCTGTGCCGTTGATAATATCCGTGACTATGCTGACCAGTATAGACCAGCACACCTTTAACCATGACCTGGGTATTCCCGGCGCCATTCAGGAAATGGTAACCCGCCAGGCCAAACTGACTAAAGAGGCTGGACTGGACGGGGTGGTGGCCTCGCCCAATGAGATAACTGTAATTCGGGAGGCCTGTGGAAAAGAATTTAAAATAGTTACCCCCGGCATCCGCCCGGCTTGGTCAGTGGCCGGTGACCAAAAGCGGATTATGACCCCCGCCCAGGCTGTACGCCTGGGGGCCGATTACCTGGTGGTGGGGCGCCCCATAACCGCAGCCACTGACCCGCCCCAGGCGGCCCACCAAATACTAGCGGAAATAGCAGAGGTTCTTTAG
- the pyrE gene encoding orotate phosphoribosyltransferase — protein sequence MTREEIVDVFTATGAMLTGHFRLTSGKHSNRYFQCAQVLQHPRYTERLCHELAQRFAGQGVQTVIGPAMGGILVSYEVARALGVRSLFTERENGKMTLRRNFTITPGEKVLVVEDVITTGGSVAEVIEVIRNLGGQVVGVGVLVDRSNGQANLGLPTEALLTVSVETFTPEDCPLCAQGIPTVKPGSRQV from the coding sequence GTGACCAGGGAAGAAATTGTTGATGTATTTACCGCTACCGGGGCCATGTTGACAGGGCATTTTCGTTTAACCTCCGGTAAACACAGTAACCGTTATTTTCAGTGCGCCCAGGTATTGCAGCACCCCCGGTATACGGAACGCCTTTGCCATGAGTTAGCCCAACGTTTTGCCGGACAAGGGGTACAAACGGTTATTGGGCCGGCCATGGGTGGTATTTTAGTCTCCTATGAGGTGGCCCGGGCCCTGGGAGTACGCAGCCTATTCACTGAGCGGGAAAACGGTAAGATGACCCTCCGCCGGAACTTTACCATTACCCCCGGAGAAAAAGTGTTGGTGGTGGAGGATGTCATCACCACTGGTGGTTCGGTGGCTGAAGTGATAGAGGTTATCCGCAACCTGGGCGGCCAGGTAGTTGGGGTAGGGGTACTGGTGGATCGCAGCAACGGCCAGGCCAATTTGGGGTTGCCCACTGAGGCATTATTAACGGTGAGTGTGGAAACCTTTACCCCGGAGGATTGTCCCCTCTGTGCCCAGGGTATACCGACGGTAAAACCCGGTAGTCGCCAGGTATAA
- the lspA gene encoding signal peptidase II — protein sequence MARFIIITLAAFLLDRLSKMVVMKNMWQGQSIPVWPGIFHLTYIQNPGAAFGMLAGKTWFFVGITLLVLLAMLIGYRWIAKAGRLYQWALGLIAGGAIGNLVDRMSYTRVIDFLDFRVWPVFNLADTFICIGVGLILLDALKEFKKG from the coding sequence ATGGCACGTTTCATTATAATTACGTTGGCTGCATTTTTACTGGACCGCCTGAGCAAAATGGTGGTCATGAAAAACATGTGGCAGGGTCAGTCCATCCCGGTCTGGCCGGGTATCTTTCATCTGACCTATATTCAAAATCCCGGTGCCGCCTTTGGTATGCTGGCGGGGAAAACCTGGTTTTTTGTTGGCATTACCCTGCTGGTATTACTGGCTATGCTCATTGGGTACCGCTGGATTGCCAAGGCCGGCCGCCTCTACCAGTGGGCCCTGGGGTTAATCGCCGGTGGTGCCATTGGTAACCTGGTAGACCGTATGAGTTACACCAGGGTCATAGATTTTCTGGACTTCCGGGTCTGGCCGGTGTTTAACTTAGCTGATACATTCATTTGTATCGGGGTAGGGTTAATTCTGCTGGACGCCCTTAAGGAATTTAAAAAAGGTTAA